The following proteins are encoded in a genomic region of Methylibium petroleiphilum PM1:
- a CDS encoding Rieske 2Fe-2S domain-containing protein, whose amino-acid sequence MAFNKVCSLDDVWEGEMECYEVDGQEVLLVALEGGAMKAYQAVCPHQDIPLVEGRFDGKNLICRAHQWVFDACTGVGINPGDCRLASYPIRIDGNDVFIDTADVKPLFAHS is encoded by the coding sequence ATGGCTTTCAACAAGGTTTGCTCGCTGGACGATGTCTGGGAAGGCGAGATGGAGTGTTACGAGGTCGACGGACAGGAGGTCCTGCTGGTCGCGCTCGAAGGCGGCGCGATGAAGGCGTACCAGGCGGTGTGCCCCCATCAGGACATTCCGCTCGTCGAAGGAAGGTTCGACGGCAAGAACCTGATCTGCCGGGCCCACCAATGGGTGTTCGATGCCTGCACGGGCGTGGGCATCAATCCTGGTGACTGTCGGCTCGCCAGCTACCCGATCAGGATCGATGGCAACGACGTGTTCATCGATACCGCTGATGTCAAGCCATTGTTTGCACACAGCTGA
- a CDS encoding aromatic/alkene/methane monooxygenase hydroxylase/oxygenase subunit alpha, whose translation MALLERMDWYDLARTTNWTPTYVSEAELFPTEMSGDMGIPMSEWEKYDEPYKQTYSEYVKIQREKDSGAYSVKGALERSKMLENADPGWISVIKAHYGAIARAEYAAASAESRMARFAKAPGQRNMATMGMLDEIRHGQIQLFFPHEHVSKDRQFDWAFKAYDTNEWGAIAARHMFDDMMNTRSAVAIGLMLTFAFETGFTNMQFLGLAADAAEAGDWTFASMISSVQTDESRHAQIGGPLVPILIANGKKAEAQRMIDVAFWRSWKLFTVLTGPMMDYYTPLAHRKQSFKEFMQEFIVTQFERSILDLGLERPWYWDQFLAELDYQHHGMHLGVWFWRPTVWWNPAAGVTPEERAWLEEKYPGWNDTWGKSWDVIVDNLLKDKRELTYPETLPVVCNMCNLPINATPGDPWKVRDHSLERKSRWYHFCSEGCKWCFEQEPERYEGHLSLIDRFLAGLIQPMDLGGGLKYMGLAPGEIGDDAHGYAWLDAYRQVPKAAA comes from the coding sequence ATGGCGCTACTTGAGCGGATGGATTGGTACGACCTCGCGCGGACCACCAATTGGACGCCGACCTACGTCAGCGAGGCAGAGCTGTTTCCGACCGAGATGTCGGGGGACATGGGAATCCCGATGTCCGAATGGGAGAAGTACGACGAGCCGTACAAGCAGACGTATTCGGAGTACGTGAAGATCCAGCGTGAGAAGGATTCAGGCGCCTATTCGGTGAAGGGCGCGCTGGAGCGGAGCAAGATGCTGGAAAACGCTGACCCAGGCTGGATCAGCGTGATCAAGGCGCACTACGGTGCGATCGCGCGTGCGGAGTATGCGGCAGCGTCCGCGGAGTCGCGCATGGCGCGCTTCGCCAAGGCGCCGGGTCAGCGCAACATGGCGACGATGGGCATGCTCGACGAGATCCGCCATGGCCAGATCCAGCTGTTCTTCCCGCACGAGCACGTGTCGAAAGATCGTCAATTCGACTGGGCATTCAAGGCCTACGACACGAATGAATGGGGCGCCATTGCCGCGCGCCACATGTTCGACGACATGATGAACACGCGCAGTGCGGTGGCCATCGGGTTGATGTTGACCTTCGCCTTCGAGACCGGTTTCACCAACATGCAGTTCCTCGGTCTGGCAGCGGACGCCGCTGAGGCGGGCGACTGGACCTTCGCCAGCATGATCTCCAGCGTCCAGACGGATGAGTCTCGTCATGCTCAGATCGGCGGTCCGCTGGTGCCGATCCTGATCGCGAACGGCAAGAAGGCCGAGGCTCAACGCATGATCGACGTTGCGTTCTGGCGCTCTTGGAAGCTGTTCACTGTGCTGACCGGACCGATGATGGACTACTACACGCCGCTCGCGCATCGCAAGCAGTCGTTCAAGGAGTTCATGCAGGAGTTCATCGTCACGCAGTTCGAGCGCTCCATCCTGGATCTGGGACTCGAACGACCCTGGTACTGGGACCAGTTCCTGGCGGAACTGGATTACCAGCACCATGGCATGCACCTGGGGGTGTGGTTCTGGCGTCCAACCGTCTGGTGGAACCCGGCTGCAGGCGTCACGCCCGAGGAACGTGCGTGGCTGGAGGAAAAGTATCCGGGCTGGAACGACACGTGGGGCAAGAGCTGGGACGTCATCGTCGACAACCTGTTGAAAGACAAGCGCGAGCTCACGTATCCGGAAACGCTTCCGGTGGTGTGCAACATGTGCAATCTGCCGATCAACGCAACACCTGGCGATCCCTGGAAGGTCCGAGACCATTCGTTGGAGCGCAAGTCGCGCTGGTATCACTTCTGTTCAGAAGGCTGCAAATGGTGCTTCGAGCAGGAGCCTGAGCGCTACGAGGGCCACCTGTCGCTGATCGATCGCTTCCTCGCAGGGTTGATCCAGCCGATGGACCTGGGCGGAGGTCTCAAGTACATGGGCCTGGCACCCGGCGAGATCGGTGATGACGCCCATGGCTATGCCTGGCTCGATGCCTACCGCCAAGTGCCCAAGGCAGCCGCCTGA
- a CDS encoding toluene-4-monooxygenase system B family protein, translating into MALFPLTSNFQGDFVLQLLPVDTEHTMDQVAAAAAHHSVGRRVASRPGNVMRVRRQGASEPFPRNTTVATSGLAPMECIEIVWEPSTAVC; encoded by the coding sequence ATGGCCCTTTTCCCGCTGACTTCCAACTTCCAAGGCGACTTCGTGCTGCAGCTTTTGCCTGTCGATACGGAGCACACCATGGACCAGGTAGCCGCTGCAGCGGCCCATCACTCCGTGGGGCGCCGGGTGGCATCGCGTCCAGGCAACGTCATGCGCGTCCGCCGCCAGGGAGCGAGCGAACCTTTCCCCCGGAACACCACCGTTGCGACATCGGGATTGGCGCCGATGGAGTGCATCGAGATCGTCTGGGAGCCCTCCACGGCTGTCTGCTGA
- a CDS encoding MmoB/DmpM family protein, with the protein MSSSGTAHENNYVGPIMRQGELARAVAEAAEIDNPGRTVSVFDKVAYLRIQADDEIVIRRQTVEEMLGRPFRMRELEVDLSSFAGQIEISDEKVRFYFKRHL; encoded by the coding sequence ATGAGCAGCAGTGGAACCGCACACGAGAACAACTACGTCGGTCCGATCATGCGCCAGGGCGAGCTGGCCCGGGCGGTGGCGGAAGCCGCCGAGATCGACAACCCCGGCAGAACCGTCTCGGTGTTCGACAAGGTGGCTTATCTGCGGATCCAGGCGGACGACGAGATCGTCATCCGCCGGCAAACCGTCGAGGAGATGCTCGGTCGCCCTTTCAGGATGAGAGAACTGGAGGTTGACCTCTCTTCGTTCGCAGGGCAAATAGAGATCTCGGATGAAAAAGTCCGCTTCTACTTCAAGCGCCATCTCTGA